From the Psychrobacillus sp. FSL K6-4046 genome, one window contains:
- a CDS encoding carbohydrate ABC transporter permease, with the protein MKKVSLSDKGFDVLNKIFLTVIVILIVYPLVFVISASISDPLAVSSGKMWLWPVDITFEGYRKILQNDSIWLGYRNTILYTAVGTLLHLFVLLPCAYALSRKELMGSKYILWFVLFTMMFSGGLIPTYLVIKTLGMLDTIWAIVIPGVVGAWSILVARTFFQSSIPDQLVEAAKIDGASDFYMFIKIVLPLSLPIIAVMALFHAVGLWNQYFNALIYLSDRDKYPLQLILREILVVNQAQLGEGSGEQTESLIQQVRTGGLIKYAVIIISSLPLLIVYPFLQRFFVQGVLIGSIKE; encoded by the coding sequence ATGAAAAAAGTTAGTTTGTCTGATAAAGGCTTTGACGTGCTAAACAAAATATTCTTAACGGTCATCGTCATTTTAATAGTTTATCCGCTTGTCTTCGTTATTAGTGCCTCCATAAGTGATCCCTTAGCCGTAAGCTCAGGGAAAATGTGGTTATGGCCAGTCGATATTACATTTGAAGGTTATAGAAAAATATTACAAAATGACTCTATTTGGCTAGGGTATCGCAATACCATTTTATATACCGCAGTAGGAACACTTCTCCATTTATTTGTTCTGTTGCCATGTGCTTATGCACTTTCTAGAAAAGAGTTAATGGGAAGTAAGTATATCTTATGGTTTGTTCTATTCACAATGATGTTCAGTGGTGGTTTAATTCCAACTTATTTAGTGATCAAAACGTTAGGAATGCTTGATACCATTTGGGCTATTGTAATACCTGGAGTGGTTGGGGCTTGGTCTATTTTAGTAGCGAGAACTTTCTTCCAAAGCAGTATTCCGGATCAGTTAGTAGAAGCGGCTAAAATTGACGGAGCATCTGATTTTTATATGTTTATCAAAATTGTATTACCACTATCATTGCCAATTATAGCGGTTATGGCATTGTTCCATGCAGTTGGCTTATGGAATCAATATTTTAATGCGTTAATTTATCTGTCTGATCGGGATAAATATCCTCTTCAGCTCATTTTGAGGGAGATATTAGTAGTAAATCAGGCACAATTAGGCGAAGGGTCTGGGGAACAAACGGAATCGCTCATCCAACAGGTGAGGACAGGTGGTCTTATTAAATATGCGGTCATCATCATTTCCTCTTTACCATTACTAATTGTTTACCCGTTTTTACAACGATTCTTTGTCCAAGGCGTATTAATCGGTTCGATTAAAGAATAG
- a CDS encoding MurR/RpiR family transcriptional regulator, producing MSSANGGLVMLNEMVNTLPPSEKKIARYILNHPQEAISLTAVELGKRSSTSGAAVIRLCKSLDLKGLQDLKLRIAGDLQKTTEHGFRDIEPNEPIMSIIDKMTNNSIKTIRETAEMLNTEELEKAIDLLRVANTIHFVGVGASNIIAQDAQQKFLRINKNSYAFPDMHLAMTLVATAEKGDVVVAISFSGETSEVARVLELAKEKGISIISITKYGNSIVSKIADIKLYTSATRESTFRSGATSSRIGQLQVVDILFMGVASLQYEETVKYLDATRDAVNFLSKDSKK from the coding sequence ATGTCATCTGCCAACGGTGGACTAGTTATGCTAAATGAAATGGTGAATACATTGCCACCCTCTGAGAAGAAAATTGCAAGATATATATTAAATCATCCTCAAGAGGCAATTTCTTTAACTGCAGTTGAATTAGGGAAAAGAAGCTCTACTAGTGGGGCGGCAGTCATCAGGCTTTGTAAGTCATTAGATTTAAAAGGCTTACAAGATCTGAAGCTCAGAATTGCAGGAGATTTACAAAAGACAACAGAGCATGGTTTTAGAGATATTGAACCGAACGAACCGATTATGTCGATAATAGATAAGATGACAAACAATAGTATTAAAACGATTCGAGAAACGGCAGAAATGCTAAATACCGAAGAATTAGAAAAAGCTATTGACCTGCTTAGAGTGGCAAATACAATCCATTTTGTTGGCGTAGGTGCTTCTAATATCATTGCACAAGATGCTCAACAAAAGTTTTTACGCATTAACAAGAACTCTTATGCCTTTCCAGATATGCATTTAGCAATGACACTCGTAGCTACTGCGGAAAAAGGGGATGTGGTTGTGGCAATTTCCTTTTCTGGAGAGACATCAGAAGTTGCTAGAGTTTTAGAGCTTGCTAAGGAAAAAGGTATCTCTATTATCAGTATTACGAAATATGGTAACTCCATCGTTTCTAAAATTGCAGACATTAAGCTATATACGTCTGCCACTAGAGAATCAACGTTTCGTAGTGGCGCTACCTCGTCTCGAATTGGACAGCTGCAAGTGGTGGATATTTTGTTTATGGGAGTTGCTTCTCTGCAATATGAAGAAACGGTTAAGTATTTAGATGCTACCCGAGATGCGGTCAATTTTCTATCAAAGGATTCAAAGAAATAA
- a CDS encoding DUF1343 domain-containing protein, giving the protein MKLGVEVFLEDGYKPFIGNRIGLVTNMTGVNQKLTPTIELFVDHPGINLTALYGPEHGIRGDAKEGEGVQSSIDPYTNLPVYSLYGDSRKPTKEMLESVDVIVFDLQDIGSRYFTYIYTMAYVMEACGEQGKQFVVLDRPNPISGDRIEGNLVEEDVRSFVGLLPIPNRHGMTVGELAQLFKYKFGYNCDLTVVPMEGWLRSMYFDDTPVLWVPPSPNTTNIDMNVLYPGTCLIEGTNLSEGRGTTRPFEWIGAPYVDGQRLAKVFNEKKIEGVIARPISFKPTYQKHMNVICSGIQLHIVDRRILNAWETGLLLIETIAEMYPKDFSFIENGQKKYFFDLLAGSKSMRERIWNGTTKEYIENCLSLIEGFQKEKKIYDIYN; this is encoded by the coding sequence ATGAAGCTAGGGGTAGAAGTGTTTTTGGAAGATGGCTATAAACCTTTTATCGGAAATCGTATAGGCTTGGTGACGAATATGACGGGTGTAAACCAAAAGCTCACACCGACTATTGAATTGTTTGTCGATCATCCTGGCATAAATCTTACAGCTTTATATGGTCCAGAGCATGGGATACGTGGAGATGCTAAAGAAGGAGAAGGAGTTCAGTCTTCGATAGACCCTTACACAAATCTTCCCGTTTACAGTCTATATGGTGATTCAAGGAAGCCTACAAAAGAGATGTTAGAATCTGTTGATGTCATTGTTTTTGATCTGCAGGATATTGGTTCAAGATACTTCACGTACATTTATACAATGGCATATGTAATGGAAGCCTGTGGAGAGCAAGGAAAACAGTTTGTTGTATTGGATCGACCAAATCCAATTTCTGGTGACCGAATAGAAGGAAACCTTGTGGAAGAGGATGTTCGCTCCTTTGTTGGTTTGTTACCTATTCCAAATAGACATGGGATGACTGTAGGAGAACTTGCACAGTTGTTTAAATATAAGTTTGGATATAATTGTGACTTAACAGTTGTTCCAATGGAGGGTTGGCTACGATCCATGTACTTTGATGACACTCCTGTATTGTGGGTACCCCCTTCTCCAAATACTACTAATATTGATATGAATGTATTATATCCTGGAACCTGTTTAATAGAAGGAACTAACTTATCTGAAGGGCGAGGCACTACAAGACCCTTTGAATGGATCGGTGCTCCTTATGTGGATGGGCAAAGGCTAGCAAAGGTATTTAATGAGAAAAAGATAGAAGGCGTTATCGCAAGGCCCATTTCTTTTAAACCAACTTATCAAAAGCATATGAATGTTATTTGCAGCGGAATTCAGCTACATATTGTCGATCGCCGCATATTAAATGCTTGGGAAACTGGTCTCTTGCTTATAGAGACAATCGCAGAAATGTATCCAAAGGATTTCTCATTTATAGAAAATGGGCAGAAGAAGTATTTCTTTGACTTGTTGGCTGGATCTAAAAGTATGAGGGAACGTATTTGGAATGGAACGACAAAAGAATATATAGAGAATTGTCTATCTTTAATAGAAGGCTTTCAAAAAGAAAAGAAAATATACGACATATATAACTAG
- the murQ gene encoding N-acetylmuramic acid 6-phosphate etherase yields MNDLSNLNKLSTEQRNSHSINIDHMSTKSILAMINEEDKRVAECVQDEIDDIERAAEAVFNSLKSGGRLFYVGAGTSGRLGILDAVECPPTFGTPSNLVQAVMAGGLSAFEKAVEGAEDSPEKGKEDLRERALSSYDVVIGIAASGRTPYVIGALEYANEVGAQTISLTANKNSSISEHATIKIEVETGPEVITGSTRMKAATAHKLILNMISTTVMIKLGKVYENLMVDVSVSNEKLKERAKGIIQTITNQSYQEAEEFLELANNEVKPAIVMMKANVNYEEAIDYIKQANGFVRKAIELADRNL; encoded by the coding sequence ATGAATGATTTATCTAATTTGAATAAACTGTCAACCGAACAGAGAAATAGCCATTCCATAAACATTGATCATATGTCTACTAAAAGCATTTTAGCAATGATTAATGAAGAGGATAAACGTGTCGCTGAATGTGTACAGGATGAAATAGATGATATTGAAAGGGCTGCAGAGGCTGTATTCAACTCATTGAAATCTGGTGGAAGACTATTTTATGTTGGAGCGGGAACAAGTGGGAGACTAGGTATTTTAGATGCGGTCGAATGTCCACCCACCTTTGGGACACCGTCCAATTTAGTGCAGGCTGTTATGGCAGGTGGCCTTTCAGCTTTCGAAAAAGCGGTAGAGGGCGCCGAGGATAGTCCAGAGAAAGGTAAAGAAGATTTAAGAGAAAGAGCTTTGTCTAGTTATGATGTAGTGATAGGAATAGCAGCGAGTGGAAGAACGCCATATGTAATTGGGGCATTAGAATACGCTAATGAGGTGGGTGCACAAACGATCAGTTTAACTGCAAACAAAAATTCCTCCATTAGTGAACATGCTACTATTAAAATTGAAGTAGAGACTGGACCAGAGGTAATTACGGGGTCTACAAGGATGAAAGCAGCTACTGCACATAAGCTCATTTTAAATATGATCTCAACAACGGTTATGATTAAGCTAGGTAAGGTTTATGAAAACTTAATGGTAGATGTATCCGTTAGCAATGAAAAGCTAAAAGAGCGAGCGAAGGGTATTATTCAAACGATTACTAACCAGTCATATCAAGAGGCAGAAGAATTTTTAGAACTTGCAAATAATGAAGTAAAACCTGCGATAGTAATGATGAAAGCTAATGTGAATTATGAAGAGGCAATAGATTATATTAAACAGGCAAACGGTTTTGTAAGAAAGGCTATTGAATTGGCGGATAGGAATTTATAA
- a CDS encoding ABC transporter permease subunit, which yields MHINETKAKHGVVPKVSRFAKIKRNFLKSWQLYVFLLPALLYFLIFHYVPMYGVQIAFKNFMANQGIWGSPWIGFDHFTRFFDSYYFWRLIKNTIILSLYQLLLFPLPIILALSLNELKNGAFKKWAQTLTYAPHFISVVVVVGMIVIFLDPANGLVNQIITLFGGEKIRFLDEASWFRHIFVWSGVWQTLGWSSIIYLAALAGINPELHEAAEVDGASKLQRILHINIPGIFPTIVVLLILNIGSFMSVGFEKVLLLQNSLNSETSDVIQTYVYQAGLLEGQYSFAAAIGLFDSIINIALLITFNYVARKTSNNSLW from the coding sequence ATGCACATTAATGAAACAAAAGCAAAGCATGGGGTTGTTCCGAAAGTGAGTCGTTTTGCTAAAATTAAAAGAAATTTCCTAAAAAGCTGGCAGCTCTATGTTTTCTTACTTCCTGCGCTTTTATATTTTTTAATCTTTCACTATGTTCCTATGTATGGAGTACAAATAGCCTTTAAAAACTTTATGGCTAATCAAGGGATTTGGGGAAGTCCGTGGATTGGATTTGATCATTTTACGCGCTTTTTTGATTCATACTACTTTTGGAGATTAATAAAAAATACAATCATTCTTAGTCTATATCAATTGTTATTATTCCCTTTGCCAATTATTTTGGCCCTTTCATTAAACGAGCTGAAAAATGGTGCTTTTAAAAAATGGGCTCAAACACTTACATATGCTCCTCACTTTATATCCGTAGTTGTAGTTGTTGGGATGATTGTCATTTTCTTAGATCCTGCAAATGGTTTAGTCAATCAAATCATCACTCTCTTTGGCGGGGAAAAAATACGCTTTTTAGATGAGGCTAGTTGGTTTAGACATATATTTGTTTGGTCTGGGGTATGGCAAACATTAGGCTGGAGCTCCATAATTTACTTAGCCGCATTAGCAGGCATTAATCCAGAACTACATGAGGCGGCAGAAGTAGACGGTGCATCCAAATTACAACGAATTCTACATATCAACATACCGGGTATTTTCCCAACCATTGTCGTTCTACTTATATTGAACATTGGTAGCTTTATGTCTGTAGGATTTGAAAAGGTTTTACTATTACAAAATAGCTTGAACTCTGAAACCTCAGATGTCATACAAACCTATGTATATCAAGCTGGATTACTAGAAGGTCAATATAGTTTTGCAGCAGCTATTGGTTTATTTGACTCCATCATTAACATAGCTTTACTAATAACCTTCAATTATGTTGCAAGAAAAACTAGCAATAACAGCTTATGGTAA
- a CDS encoding extracellular solute-binding protein — MRGKKIISLALIAALALAACSDDEAKGTVEPDSKNFNKTGMPIVNETIKLDIFAGKSATTADDWNDVLILNEYEKMSNIDITWQQVPADGLQEKRNLALASGTLPDVFYAATIPVGDLQKYGQQGTFIPLNDLIEDYAPNLSKVLEANPEIKKGLTFPDGNIYSFPTIYSPEFTSLLIGAKPWIKQDWLDQLGMKNPENLDELYAYLKAVKETDLNGNGKNDEIPLSSVSMTRILHWISGAFGVQNKGSLHTLLDTDSAGELRFFPTAPEYKEMLEYMHKLYSEGLIDQGIYSIDVPKYLAAAAEELYGATQFYNPVELFGEEIGKDYVVGNALAGPSGEKLYTGITSPLRDLGNFAITSENKYPAETVRWLDHFYSDEGALMFFMGIEGETFEQTADGPKLLDKITNSKDGLTMTQELAKYLINPGGNHPVMITDDYFTGSENAPGDKEATKELEPYLIDEVWPNFTYTAEENDRVSVLKADIDKYVQEMQAKFITGETPLTEWDSYVGTIEKMGLKDFMELQQKAYERYKD, encoded by the coding sequence ATGAGAGGTAAAAAGATAATTTCGTTAGCACTTATAGCCGCATTAGCCTTAGCAGCATGTTCGGATGATGAAGCAAAAGGCACTGTAGAACCAGATAGCAAAAATTTTAACAAAACAGGAATGCCCATTGTAAACGAAACAATTAAGTTGGACATTTTTGCAGGTAAGTCAGCTACTACGGCTGATGATTGGAATGACGTTCTAATACTTAATGAATATGAAAAAATGTCAAATATAGATATTACCTGGCAGCAGGTACCAGCCGATGGATTACAAGAAAAACGAAATCTTGCTTTAGCTAGTGGAACATTGCCTGATGTTTTTTATGCGGCAACTATTCCAGTAGGGGATTTACAGAAATACGGCCAACAAGGCACATTTATTCCATTAAACGACTTAATAGAGGATTATGCACCTAATCTAAGTAAAGTGTTAGAAGCAAATCCTGAAATTAAGAAAGGGCTTACTTTCCCAGATGGGAATATTTATTCGTTCCCTACTATTTATTCACCAGAGTTCACGTCTCTATTAATAGGTGCTAAGCCTTGGATTAAACAAGATTGGTTAGATCAATTAGGTATGAAAAATCCTGAGAATTTAGATGAGCTATATGCTTACTTGAAGGCAGTAAAAGAAACTGACCTGAATGGAAATGGAAAAAATGACGAGATTCCTTTAAGTAGTGTTTCTATGACTCGTATACTACATTGGATTTCCGGAGCATTCGGTGTACAAAACAAAGGATCTCTTCATACTTTACTTGATACGGATTCTGCTGGTGAGCTTCGTTTCTTCCCAACGGCTCCAGAGTATAAAGAAATGTTAGAGTATATGCATAAATTATATTCAGAAGGCTTAATCGATCAAGGTATTTACTCCATTGACGTTCCTAAATATTTGGCTGCTGCAGCTGAGGAGTTGTATGGAGCTACTCAATTCTACAACCCTGTTGAACTCTTTGGAGAAGAAATCGGTAAGGACTATGTGGTAGGAAATGCACTTGCTGGCCCAAGTGGGGAAAAATTATACACAGGAATTACCTCTCCATTAAGAGACTTAGGAAACTTTGCTATTACGAGTGAAAATAAATACCCTGCTGAAACGGTAAGATGGTTAGATCATTTCTACAGTGATGAGGGAGCTTTGATGTTCTTCATGGGAATTGAAGGAGAAACTTTTGAACAAACAGCAGATGGACCGAAGCTATTAGATAAAATCACAAATAGTAAAGACGGACTTACGATGACACAAGAACTAGCTAAATATTTAATCAATCCAGGTGGAAATCATCCAGTAATGATTACAGATGATTACTTCACTGGTTCAGAGAATGCACCAGGTGATAAAGAGGCTACGAAAGAGCTTGAACCATATTTAATAGATGAAGTATGGCCTAACTTTACCTATACTGCAGAGGAAAATGATCGAGTATCAGTTTTAAAAGCAGATATTGATAAATACGTACAAGAAATGCAAGCGAAATTTATAACAGGAGAAACTCCTTTAACTGAATGGGACTCTTATGTGGGAACCATTGAAAAAATGGGATTAAAGGACTTCATGGAGCTTCAACAAAAGGCGTATGAAAGATACAAAGATTAA
- a CDS encoding YesL family protein: protein MNSFVNGYYQFAVWAMRLAYLNILWFVFTLVGLFFFGLMPATAGMFAVVRKWVSGDTDIPVFQTFWKSYRQEFFKANLLGYILAGIGYLLYIELQILRAQENMVYFVASYGVIALFIVLLIVLLYSFPIFVHFNISTLQNIKWAFVIGVIHPILTIALIAILLFVHYVTFITIPALLFFFGGSVTAFILTWGASKTFTKYEPSNV, encoded by the coding sequence ATGAACAGTTTTGTTAATGGATACTATCAGTTTGCGGTGTGGGCAATGAGGTTAGCATACTTGAACATACTTTGGTTTGTATTCACACTAGTAGGCTTGTTCTTTTTTGGACTCATGCCTGCTACAGCGGGTATGTTTGCTGTAGTAAGAAAATGGGTTTCTGGAGATACAGATATTCCCGTATTTCAAACCTTTTGGAAATCTTATCGCCAAGAATTTTTTAAAGCTAATCTACTCGGATACATACTTGCCGGTATAGGATATCTACTATATATTGAGCTGCAAATTTTAAGAGCTCAGGAGAATATGGTTTACTTTGTGGCAAGCTATGGGGTAATAGCACTTTTTATAGTTTTACTTATTGTATTGTTATACTCTTTCCCAATCTTTGTACATTTCAATATAAGCACCTTACAAAATATTAAATGGGCGTTTGTAATAGGAGTCATTCATCCTATACTAACAATTGCATTGATTGCAATATTATTATTTGTTCACTATGTAACTTTTATAACCATTCCCGCTTTACTCTTTTTCTTTGGTGGAAGTGTAACCGCCTTTATCCTAACGTGGGGAGCGTCTAAAACGTTTACAAAGTATGAGCCCTCAAATGTCTGA
- a CDS encoding metallophosphoesterase: protein MNEHKMLILDDFNNANLSDYETNHSFVSSYYLSLNKDYVKHGKYSLEVSFNYGGWVKGNGAMYIKFKKKLVTQQMPKKLAVWVHSDGKTPWLRATIIDGDNERKIINLTNGNISWNGWKYLDVELEQNWKLPLRLEQIYAVETNLVNQKDSSINGKFYLDHITFVYVDDQDLTGPIFSDILPQNEKIYRNSFVFSAVVSDDMSGVDFDSLIMKINNKLVVPSVQANKISYHVKELQEGNCKVSIQVKDLAGNWSVPHLEKNYLIDLNEDHECPIISDVTPSDSAVIHTATPRIGFRLCDEHSGIEKNDIILTINNEKQKVFYDEETGWGFAISSSHLIDGPHHLSIHTKDRAGNEMDPYQQNFVVHSIKGPIDEDNFIVGIIPDTHTLEHGKAALVHLLEEAPEFIIHMGDFVDQGTEEEFKLAKTSLFSDMKKHIPILTLAGNHEAFRGNLTLYQSFMGSPSYHFTYGKVLFIILNSALGQSLTLSDSTQLTYLKEVLSTHEQKHIVVLTHVPTKDHFGTAHEMVYEDSVQLVEILTEHKSELPSRDIVVLFGHLHTQDQWEVSGVRYIITGNASPKKYVMKQENNIGYGLLHIQSNGMYYEYKPFNLIPPVT from the coding sequence ATGAATGAACATAAGATGCTAATCTTGGACGATTTCAATAATGCCAATCTTAGTGACTATGAAACCAATCATTCCTTTGTCTCCTCCTATTATTTATCTTTAAACAAAGATTACGTCAAGCATGGAAAGTATAGCTTAGAGGTTAGCTTTAATTACGGAGGTTGGGTTAAAGGAAATGGAGCTATGTATATCAAGTTTAAAAAGAAGTTAGTGACACAGCAGATGCCAAAAAAGCTGGCAGTGTGGGTCCATAGTGATGGAAAAACACCATGGCTACGAGCAACCATAATTGATGGAGATAATGAACGGAAGATAATTAACTTAACTAATGGAAATATAAGCTGGAATGGATGGAAATACTTAGATGTAGAGTTGGAGCAAAACTGGAAGCTTCCATTAAGGTTGGAGCAAATATATGCAGTTGAAACAAATTTGGTTAATCAAAAAGACTCCAGTATTAATGGAAAGTTCTATTTGGATCATATTACATTTGTATATGTAGATGATCAAGACTTAACGGGACCAATTTTTAGTGACATATTACCGCAAAATGAGAAGATATATAGAAATTCCTTTGTCTTCTCTGCAGTAGTGAGCGATGACATGTCAGGTGTAGATTTCGATTCTTTAATCATGAAAATCAATAATAAATTGGTTGTTCCTTCTGTTCAAGCGAACAAAATATCTTATCATGTAAAAGAGCTTCAAGAGGGAAATTGTAAAGTTAGCATCCAAGTAAAAGATTTGGCTGGTAATTGGTCGGTACCGCATCTAGAAAAAAATTATTTAATAGATTTAAATGAAGATCATGAATGTCCTATTATATCTGATGTCACACCAAGTGATTCCGCTGTAATTCATACAGCTACACCGCGAATTGGCTTTCGACTTTGTGATGAACATAGTGGGATTGAAAAGAACGATATAATTCTTACTATTAATAATGAAAAGCAAAAAGTGTTCTATGATGAAGAAACCGGCTGGGGATTTGCAATATCTAGTAGTCATTTAATAGATGGTCCACATCACCTTTCTATTCATACAAAGGATCGAGCGGGAAATGAAATGGACCCATATCAGCAAAATTTTGTTGTTCACTCTATAAAAGGGCCAATAGACGAGGACAACTTTATAGTAGGCATAATTCCAGATACACATACGCTGGAGCATGGAAAAGCTGCTTTAGTACATTTATTGGAGGAAGCACCTGAGTTTATCATACATATGGGTGACTTTGTAGATCAAGGAACAGAAGAGGAATTTAAGTTAGCGAAGACATCTCTATTTTCGGATATGAAGAAACATATACCCATATTAACGCTTGCTGGGAATCATGAAGCATTTCGAGGGAACTTAACGCTATATCAGAGCTTTATGGGTTCACCATCCTATCATTTTACGTATGGGAAAGTACTGTTTATCATTTTAAATAGTGCTTTAGGGCAAAGTCTCACGCTTTCAGACTCAACCCAATTAACTTACCTGAAGGAAGTATTATCTACCCATGAGCAAAAGCATATTGTAGTACTTACTCATGTACCTACTAAGGACCATTTTGGAACTGCACATGAAATGGTATATGAAGATTCCGTTCAATTAGTAGAAATACTTACCGAACACAAAAGTGAATTACCTTCTAGAGACATTGTAGTTTTATTTGGACATTTACATACGCAAGACCAATGGGAAGTTAGCGGAGTGAGATACATTATTACAGGCAATGCCTCACCAAAAAAATATGTAATGAAGCAGGAGAATAACATTGGTTACGGACTACTCCATATACAATCTAACGGTATGTATTATGAATACAAGCCTTTTAACTTAATACCTCCGGTGACCTAG
- a CDS encoding glycoside hydrolase family 3 N-terminal domain-containing protein, with amino-acid sequence MSQRVASIQVGQLMVVGFKGKIAPEGIIDLIHRHRIGGIILFSHNVGTPQELLSLTSSLQREAQKAGYEYPLLICLDQENGVVRRLGKGATTFPGAMSIGATANSENAFDISLATGKELKELGVNWNLAPVLDVNNNPDNPVIGVRSFGENPHLVAEFGKNAMKGLQNAGVITTLKHFPGHGDSNVDSHLSLPVIGHTRARLDEVELVPFQACIAEGADTIMSAHVYFPAIEDRENVPATLSKKVISGLLREELGFDGVVTTDCLEMKAISETIGTEKGAVEALNAGVDLVMVSHTHEVQLRTIKELELALAQGVLQEESLKASLNRINKLKGKYLSWENTPFHSEFVSLGSEEHKNIAEKVFQESVTIVKNEGLLPLQMDQNILVINPPNQTIYGVEDVKEIKTTLSDAMKEFSNQVEAYDLPTSFTLKEMDLLIQRAKEFDVIVIGTLSVSATSYEIELFNRLLKLGIPVVGVAMRNPYDLRFFPDVTAYLATYEFTYLALRTAAQAIFGKVSVSGKLPVTLLETKTTF; translated from the coding sequence TTGAGTCAACGGGTTGCATCTATTCAAGTCGGACAATTAATGGTTGTAGGATTTAAAGGGAAAATTGCACCAGAGGGTATCATTGACCTGATCCATCGACACCGAATTGGTGGAATTATATTGTTTAGTCATAATGTTGGTACACCTCAGGAGCTCTTAAGTTTAACCTCTTCTCTTCAACGCGAAGCACAAAAAGCAGGCTATGAATATCCTCTTCTGATTTGCCTGGATCAAGAGAATGGGGTAGTACGTAGATTGGGAAAAGGGGCAACTACATTTCCTGGAGCAATGTCCATTGGAGCTACGGCAAACTCAGAAAATGCTTTTGATATAAGCCTTGCCACTGGAAAAGAGCTAAAAGAGTTAGGGGTTAATTGGAATTTAGCACCTGTACTAGATGTAAATAATAACCCGGATAATCCGGTTATTGGGGTTCGATCCTTCGGAGAAAATCCACATTTAGTAGCTGAATTTGGGAAAAATGCAATGAAGGGCTTGCAAAATGCAGGAGTGATCACTACATTAAAGCATTTTCCAGGTCATGGTGATTCAAATGTAGATTCCCATTTATCCCTTCCAGTGATAGGTCATACAAGAGCAAGGTTAGATGAAGTAGAGCTTGTACCATTCCAAGCTTGCATTGCCGAAGGGGCAGATACTATTATGTCTGCTCATGTTTATTTTCCTGCAATTGAGGACAGAGAAAATGTCCCTGCTACTTTGTCCAAAAAAGTAATTAGTGGGCTGTTGAGAGAGGAACTTGGATTTGACGGTGTGGTCACAACAGATTGTCTGGAAATGAAGGCAATTTCAGAAACAATTGGTACTGAAAAAGGTGCCGTTGAGGCCCTTAATGCAGGTGTAGACTTAGTAATGGTCTCACATACACATGAAGTTCAGCTACGTACGATAAAGGAATTAGAGCTAGCCTTAGCTCAGGGTGTATTACAAGAAGAGAGCTTAAAGGCTTCCCTTAATCGCATTAATAAACTGAAGGGAAAATATTTGTCATGGGAAAACACTCCCTTCCATTCCGAGTTTGTTTCACTTGGTAGTGAAGAACACAAAAATATAGCTGAGAAGGTATTTCAAGAGAGCGTTACAATCGTGAAAAATGAGGGCCTGCTCCCTTTACAGATGGATCAAAATATATTAGTCATTAATCCACCTAACCAAACTATTTATGGTGTTGAGGATGTAAAAGAAATAAAAACAACACTAAGTGATGCAATGAAGGAATTTAGTAATCAAGTAGAGGCTTATGATTTACCGACATCATTCACTCTTAAGGAAATGGATTTACTCATTCAAAGGGCAAAGGAATTTGATGTAATTGTTATTGGTACTCTATCTGTATCGGCTACTAGCTATGAGATAGAGTTGTTTAATAGACTTTTGAAATTAGGTATTCCGGTTGTTGGAGTAGCCATGAGAAATCCGTATGATTTAAGGTTTTTCCCGGATGTAACGGCATATTTAGCAACCTATGAATTTACTTATCTTGCATTAAGAACCGCAGCTCAAGCGATATTTGGAAAAGTCTCGGTTAGTGGAAAACTTCCAGTAACTTTACTTGAAACAAAGACAACATTTTAG